From the genome of Aeromonas hydrophila subsp. hydrophila ATCC 7966:
GTACGGGCCCTGGCCCGGGCCGTAGGGAGGCTCGCCCAGCCAGCCGCCGACCGTGCCGATGGTGGCCGCCAGCCCCTTGGCCAGCCACTTGGGCAGGCCGCCTAGATTGATGCCCATCATGGGGGAGGAGAGCACGGCCGCCTCGATATCATCGGGCCAGCGCTCCAGATAGCGGGCCGAGATGGCGCCGCCCATGGAGTGGGCGAGCAGGAACAGCTTGGCGGGCTGGTCCTGGGCGATCACCTCGTCATGAAACTGCTTGAGATCGAGCACATAATCGTCGAACTGGTCGACATATCCCTTCTCCTGGTCGGCCAGAAGCCGATCGGACAAGCCCTGGCCGCGGTGGTCGATGAGGTAGAGGCTGTAGCCTTGGCGCCACAGATCCCAGGCCAGCTCCTGATACTTGAGGTAGCTTTCGACCCGGCCGTTGACGATGAGGATGGCGCGATCGACCTTGGCCTGGCGCAGGGCGGCATAGCGGATGGTGATTCCGTCCTTGCCCTTGAAGGCGCTCTCGACGGCGTGCTGGCGCCAGAAGTCGGGCAGGGTCTGCTGATGAAGGGTGGCGACGTCGGCTTCCGGCGTCAGCTGATAGGGATTGTTCACGGCGAGGGCTCCGGCAGAAAACAGGGTCAGGGCCAGCAGGGCGGGCGATAACAGGTTCAT
Proteins encoded in this window:
- a CDS encoding alpha/beta fold hydrolase, with translation MNLLSPALLALTLFSAGALAVNNPYQLTPEADVATLHQQTLPDFWRQHAVESAFKGKDGITIRYAALRQAKVDRAILIVNGRVESYLKYQELAWDLWRQGYSLYLIDHRGQGLSDRLLADQEKGYVDQFDDYVLDLKQFHDEVIAQDQPAKLFLLAHSMGGAISARYLERWPDDIEAAVLSSPMMGINLGGLPKWLAKGLAATIGTVGGWLGEPPYGPGQGPYESHDFADNGLSHSEARYQAFRELYEQRPQIKLGGATAHWIYQGLTGADAAVAEAGAIKTPLLLLQAGDDGVVDNAAQDAFCALARCEGGKPLRIEGAWHELFMEADPQRQAALNATLAFFARY